Proteins encoded within one genomic window of Felis catus isolate Fca126 chromosome C1, F.catus_Fca126_mat1.0, whole genome shotgun sequence:
- the PLEKHA3 gene encoding pleckstrin homology domain-containing family A member 3 isoform X2, giving the protein MAVCEIKVHSADNTRMELIIPGEQHFYMKAVNAAERQRWLVALGSSKACLTDTRTKKEKEISETSESLKTKMSELRLYCDLLMQQVHTIQEFVHHDENHSSPSVENMNEASSLLSATCNTFITTLEECVKIANAKFKPEMFQLSHPDPLVSPVSPSPVQMMKRSVSHPGSCSSERNSHSVKEPISTLHRLSQRRRRTYSDTDSCNDTPLEDPDRPVHCSRNTLNGDLASATIPEESRLMAKKKSDSEDPLPSFSS; this is encoded by the exons ATGGCAGTTTGTGAAATTAAAG TCCATTCAGCAGACAACACAAGAATGGAATTAATCATTCCAGGAGAGCAGCATTTCTACATGAAGGCAGTGAATGCAGCTGAAAGACAGAGGTGGCTGGTTGCTCTGGGGAGCTCCAAAGCTTGTTTGACTGATACTaggactaaaaaagaaaaag AGATAAGTGAAACCAGTGAATCTCTGAAAACCAAAATGTCTGAACTTCGTCTCTACTGTGACCTCCTAATGCAGCAAGTTCATACTATCCAAGAATTTGTTCACCATGATGAGAATCATTCATCTCCCAGTGTAGAG AACATGAATGAAGCCTCTTCTCTGCTTAGTGCCACATGTAATACATTCATCACAACGCTTGAGGAATGTGTGAAGATAGCGAATGCCAAGTTTAAACCTGAGATGTTTCAGCTGTCCCATCCGGATCCCTTGGTTTCCCCTGTGTCGCCTTCTCCTGTTCAAATG atgAAGCGTTCTGTCAGCCACCCTGGTTCTTGCAGTTCAGAGAg GAATAGCCACTCTGTAAAAGAACCAATATCTACACTTCACCGACTCTCCCAGCGACGCCGAAGAACCTACTCAGATACAGACTCTTGTAATGATACTCCTCTTGAAGACCCAGACA GACCTGTTCACTGTTCAAGAAATACACTTAATGGAGATTTGGCATCAGCAACCATTCCTGAGGAAAGCAGACTTATggccaaaaaaaaatctgactcgGAAGATCCTCTTCCATCCTTCTCTTCCTGA
- the PLEKHA3 gene encoding pleckstrin homology domain-containing family A member 3 isoform X1, whose translation MEGVLYKWTNYLTGWQPRWFVLDNGILSYYDSQDDVCKGSKGSIKMAVCEIKVHSADNTRMELIIPGEQHFYMKAVNAAERQRWLVALGSSKACLTDTRTKKEKEISETSESLKTKMSELRLYCDLLMQQVHTIQEFVHHDENHSSPSVENMNEASSLLSATCNTFITTLEECVKIANAKFKPEMFQLSHPDPLVSPVSPSPVQMMKRSVSHPGSCSSERNSHSVKEPISTLHRLSQRRRRTYSDTDSCNDTPLEDPDRPVHCSRNTLNGDLASATIPEESRLMAKKKSDSEDPLPSFSS comes from the exons ATGGAGGGGGTTCTGTACAAGTGGACCAACTATCTCACAG GTTGGCAGCCACGTTGGTTTGTTTTAGATAATGGAATCCTGTCCTACTATGATTCACAAGATGATGTTTGCAAAGGGAGCAAAGGAAGTATAAAGATGGCAGTTTGTGAAATTAAAG TCCATTCAGCAGACAACACAAGAATGGAATTAATCATTCCAGGAGAGCAGCATTTCTACATGAAGGCAGTGAATGCAGCTGAAAGACAGAGGTGGCTGGTTGCTCTGGGGAGCTCCAAAGCTTGTTTGACTGATACTaggactaaaaaagaaaaag AGATAAGTGAAACCAGTGAATCTCTGAAAACCAAAATGTCTGAACTTCGTCTCTACTGTGACCTCCTAATGCAGCAAGTTCATACTATCCAAGAATTTGTTCACCATGATGAGAATCATTCATCTCCCAGTGTAGAG AACATGAATGAAGCCTCTTCTCTGCTTAGTGCCACATGTAATACATTCATCACAACGCTTGAGGAATGTGTGAAGATAGCGAATGCCAAGTTTAAACCTGAGATGTTTCAGCTGTCCCATCCGGATCCCTTGGTTTCCCCTGTGTCGCCTTCTCCTGTTCAAATG atgAAGCGTTCTGTCAGCCACCCTGGTTCTTGCAGTTCAGAGAg GAATAGCCACTCTGTAAAAGAACCAATATCTACACTTCACCGACTCTCCCAGCGACGCCGAAGAACCTACTCAGATACAGACTCTTGTAATGATACTCCTCTTGAAGACCCAGACA GACCTGTTCACTGTTCAAGAAATACACTTAATGGAGATTTGGCATCAGCAACCATTCCTGAGGAAAGCAGACTTATggccaaaaaaaaatctgactcgGAAGATCCTCTTCCATCCTTCTCTTCCTGA
- the PLEKHA3 gene encoding pleckstrin homology domain-containing family A member 3 isoform X3 yields MELIIPGEQHFYMKAVNAAERQRWLVALGSSKACLTDTRTKKEKEISETSESLKTKMSELRLYCDLLMQQVHTIQEFVHHDENHSSPSVENMNEASSLLSATCNTFITTLEECVKIANAKFKPEMFQLSHPDPLVSPVSPSPVQMMKRSVSHPGSCSSERNSHSVKEPISTLHRLSQRRRRTYSDTDSCNDTPLEDPDRPVHCSRNTLNGDLASATIPEESRLMAKKKSDSEDPLPSFSS; encoded by the exons ATGGAATTAATCATTCCAGGAGAGCAGCATTTCTACATGAAGGCAGTGAATGCAGCTGAAAGACAGAGGTGGCTGGTTGCTCTGGGGAGCTCCAAAGCTTGTTTGACTGATACTaggactaaaaaagaaaaag AGATAAGTGAAACCAGTGAATCTCTGAAAACCAAAATGTCTGAACTTCGTCTCTACTGTGACCTCCTAATGCAGCAAGTTCATACTATCCAAGAATTTGTTCACCATGATGAGAATCATTCATCTCCCAGTGTAGAG AACATGAATGAAGCCTCTTCTCTGCTTAGTGCCACATGTAATACATTCATCACAACGCTTGAGGAATGTGTGAAGATAGCGAATGCCAAGTTTAAACCTGAGATGTTTCAGCTGTCCCATCCGGATCCCTTGGTTTCCCCTGTGTCGCCTTCTCCTGTTCAAATG atgAAGCGTTCTGTCAGCCACCCTGGTTCTTGCAGTTCAGAGAg GAATAGCCACTCTGTAAAAGAACCAATATCTACACTTCACCGACTCTCCCAGCGACGCCGAAGAACCTACTCAGATACAGACTCTTGTAATGATACTCCTCTTGAAGACCCAGACA GACCTGTTCACTGTTCAAGAAATACACTTAATGGAGATTTGGCATCAGCAACCATTCCTGAGGAAAGCAGACTTATggccaaaaaaaaatctgactcgGAAGATCCTCTTCCATCCTTCTCTTCCTGA